In the genome of Candidatus Pristimantibacillus lignocellulolyticus, the window GTAGAACTTATTGAAGGCACAATTGATATTCAATCGGAGGTAGGTAGAGGAACAGAAATTAATATAGTAATACCTCTCACAACGACCTAAGAAAGGGGAAAATTTATGATAAGTAAGCTAGATAACAGTCCATCCGATAGTTCAAAAATTAAAATCGTGTTAGCAGATGATCATCAATTATTTCGTGAAGGCTTAAAACGTATTCTAAATATGGAAGACGACATTGAAGTAATCGGAGAATGTGGAGATGGCATACAAGTTTTAGAGTTTTGCAATCATACATTACCTGACATCGTACTGATGGATATCAATATGCCTATCGAGACGGGAGTAGTTACAACCGAAAGGTTAAAGGACTTATTTCCAGATGTAAAGGTCATTATATTATCGATTCATGATGATGAAAGCTATGTGTTTGAATCATTAAGAAAAGGTGCCACTGGTTATTTACTGAAGGACATGGGAGCAGAGGCATTAGTTAATGCGATCCGTTCTGTTTCGCAAGGTTATTCTTATATTCATCCTAAAGTAACAGGCAAACTAATTAATCAATTGCGTCGCATGACATATTTAGATGAAATAGGCGTGGCAGCTAATCAAACGATTGATATTGGAGCGACATATATTCCATTAGAAGAAAGTCCGCTTACACGTCGTGAAGCAGAAGTACTACGCTTAATGGCTGAAGGTAAGAGCAATAAGATGATTGGTGAGCATTTGTTTATTAGTGAAAAAACAGTGAAAAACCATGTTAGTAGTATTTTGCAAAAAATGGAAGTTGATGATCGCACACAAGCAGTAATTAACTCCATTAAATTTGGTTGGGTTACACTCTAATATTACAGCTATATTTCATATTGTAAACGATGGTTATGTTATATCTTATTATTGAATAAGATACGACATAGCCATTTTTTTTGTATTTAAAAAGAGTAGGATAGTATAGGTTACCGCTTAACGTTATTTTGCATACAATGTGCAAAGAGGGGGTATCAACCATGATTAAACTTCTGCTTTTTGTTATTGGATGCTATATTATCGCTGCTGCTGTCGTTCATATTTATTATTACATTTCAAGTCGTAAGCAAGCTACAAGTCGTCATTATGTATTGTTAGATAATCACCAACAGGATAGTATAGAATGGTACTATCGCTCCATAAAGCGTTTTTCGATATGGATGGGTATCCCAATACAAGTAACGGTAGTTAATACAGAGCCTGGTGGCGATTTGCGTCAGATGGTAGACCGCTGGAGTATAAGGCATAATGATATTTCATTGGATGATCGAGTTAGCGGCATATCCGAGCACACAATAGTTATTGATCTTAGTAAACAAGATGACTTGTGTAAGTTGCCATTCTAACCTATAATAATGACATAAATTGTAAGCGTGAAGCACACGAAATGATCCGATTAAGGACATTTGTGTGCTTTTTTTGCGTTACTTATGATTCCGAAGTTACTTTTTATTTATGAATTGATATTTTGAAAAGCTACAAAAAGTTTTAGGAGGGGTTATTGTTGTATGCAAATTTAATGATATGGACCGGATCAGTAGAGTATAAATTATTACTGCTTCCTTATGAAAAACGCAATCAGTTTTGGGCAGAGGATTGGATATGTTATTTGGATGGAGGATGTATTTATAGTGTAATTTCACAGCCAATCGCTCTTGCGTTTGGTGATTATGTCGTTAGAGAATGGATGTCCAGAAAACGGAGTTATAAAAGTTTACACTTGGCAAGGGCAGCAGTA includes:
- a CDS encoding response regulator transcription factor, which produces MISKLDNSPSDSSKIKIVLADDHQLFREGLKRILNMEDDIEVIGECGDGIQVLEFCNHTLPDIVLMDINMPIETGVVTTERLKDLFPDVKVIILSIHDDESYVFESLRKGATGYLLKDMGAEALVNAIRSVSQGYSYIHPKVTGKLINQLRRMTYLDEIGVAANQTIDIGATYIPLEESPLTRREAEVLRLMAEGKSNKMIGEHLFISEKTVKNHVSSILQKMEVDDRTQAVINSIKFGWVTL